The window GCGTACGAACACGTGGAAATGCAAAGGCGGCAGCATCAAAGACCTACCACCTCGTCGAATGCTCATTTGGATGGGAATCAGTTGGAGGATCGATTGGCGGAACTCAGGCTCAGCCAACAGCAAACCTCGTCGCACGAACAATCCTGCCTTGGCTCTCAGGACCGATTGAAGTTGGTCGGTGGTCCCCATCCACCCGTCGAACTGCAGTCCGGAAATATGTCACAAGGCAGCGGTCTAGGCAGGCCTGTGTGTATGATACAACACCAGTTGCCTTCCCAGGAACCTCCGCCTCTCTCGCCGATCAGCGAAACGCCTCCACCGACCGGAATTCGATCGAGAGCCAGCAGTTCCGGTACCAATACCAGGTCCGTTTCAGCTGCGGTTTCCGACGAAAGTGTTGCCGGTGATTCGGGTGTGTTCGAAGCCTCTAATCGTAGGAAAGTACTTGGAGTGATCGGAGACGTGGATTCGTTGGCACTCGGGGAGATGAGTCTGGAGACGGCGCAGGTGCAAATTAAGCTTAGGTtggtttcattttctttttttctttttacgaaCTAGACTAGGCAGTGGCAGTGAGTGGTAGTTTAGTGGTTTCAATGTAATcggattaattatttctttagatACTCTGTAAGTGATGGTCTACTTCACGTTGGAATTGAACGTGCGAGGAATCTAGCTGCCCTTTTTATTCCTAACAACGCGCAAGTGTGAGTATTCTATGagattaagtatttttaaattgagAAGAATCAAAATGACAGTTGTCTATCCGTCTATGTTTAGGTACATTAAGGCTGCATTGCTTCCGATGCAGCCTCCCGTTAATCACATGTGTTGTACGAAACCTGTTGTGGATTTGCGCAAACCAACTTTCGGTGAAACCTTCCCGATCGCGGTACCACTGAACAAGCTATACACGAAGACACTGCAGGTTAACGTTTGGTGCACGGGCAATGAGTCTGAGGAGTGCTTGGTACGTGCCTAGTTCAATCTGTTGTAAAATTACTAGATACCATTGGAAACGGATCTCAAGTATTTTCCAGAATCACTATCTTCATCCTGTTATTAAACTTCTGTTTCAGGGATCCGCCCAAGTATCGCTTGCAGACTTCAGTCCAGAATTGCCAAGCGTAAAATGGTACAACATACTCTCCTTTCGCTTCATGCAGCCATCCGATAGCCCTAGCACTAGCACAagtaacagcaacagcaacagcatcTCCACCAGCGTAGCGAGACAGGCTAAGCACGACAAACAAGAGTCGGATATATCGGTGTATCGTGGTGGACAGAACGCCAAGGAGGAGAGCAGCGACGAGAGTACGATAATCAGCTCTCAGACGTCCACCTTGACCAGGAATCAAGGCTGCGACGAATTGCAAACGGCCATCTCGTTGAGGCTCGAGGAGTTAGCTAATTGCTTGGGCAGTCCGGAAGAAGAGGATGAGAATGGCGGCAGTGAAAGTGGAAGCGAGGACAGTGACGAAGAGGGCATCATCGTGGAATTTGTGATGGAGGACAATGTTTTGGAGGATGTCTTGGAACACGAGGTAAATAAATATGACAAGCGTTACAGTTCATCGTGATCaagtaatttattattcatattattataatcCTTTGAACAAATTGTAAATTACAGGAGGATGAAGAGCTAAACGAGGAAGCAAGGCAAACTCAAGACAAGGAAACGAACACCGAATGTATTTTTATACCAGAACAGGGAAAACAGAGGAAACTTTCCGCGGCCGGAGTTGTTTCTAATACCCTGCACGACGATAAAAATTCAATCGTAATCAAAAGAAGTCAAACATTTTCGCCCAGTGCTGCGGTTAGCAAAAATCACTATATTTGTCGGGTAAATATCGGACCTATTGAAAACGATCCATCGCTCTGATTTCGTTTAATCATTTCTTCGATGTCATTGGTTTCTGTTACAGTTGAATCGAAGCGACAGCGACAGTAGCATGCCGCTTTATCGCAGAGGTGGTCCATTCCAACGAAATTCAGTGGAGAGACGATCCCTTCGATGGCGAAGACCCTCGTCTGCTCTGAGCTGCAAAACCGCTTCGAAGAAATCCACCAATTTGCCACCTACCGCTAGAACCTCGCTAGATCTTGAACTGGATCTTCAAGCGCAACACGCCAGATTAAATAATCTTCAGGACGAGCTAAGCAGATTGCGCGAATTAAAGCAAAGGTTAGAGCAAGCTAGAGAGAAAGGAGATACCGACTTTGCTACCTGGTTGTTGGAGGACCACAAGTTCCAGAACCTTATGGCGCAAGCTGAAAGCGGGAAGAACGGTAAAAGTGCCGAGGATAAGCGAGTGGAAAAGATGTTAAAGAAAACTTCGAAAGAGATTTACAAACTAAGAAAAACAAAGGCTGGCAAAGGAAAACCCGATATTATTTCTTTCAAGTACGTATAATTCGACTTAAATACAGGTCGGTCaggttagaaaaaaaaaagaaaattatttctataaatgaaaattgatttcttGTTACAGAGAAaagatggctttcttcacgcgCTTTAATCTCAATGTTCCTGTACTTCCGCCTGAAGATTCGCCATGCGAGATCGCGTTATCACCATCCCCGTCGTCCGCTCAACACAAAAGACACGCCTCGGAACCAGTTACCACTGAATCCATGGTTAGTAAACTTGGTGCTCAATGTGCATTGAATTCGGCTACACGGTCAAACAGTGTTCCTAGCGGAAATGCGTCTGCGGTGAGAAGTGACGGTGCCGCGACCACTAACGCGAGTACGACTACAAACATAGCCGAAGACGTTCCGACGAACAGTACAAATAAATCTGTGAACGCAAAAGGTCGACCTAACGAGGGGAACGGGCACTGTCAGGAGAACGGTCAAGGTGAGAACCTGAAGACATCCGAAGAAACTGACGGTGAAGAGCCACGAAGATACGAGTACGTGGTAGACAGAGTTCTCGGTGTCGAAGTGTAACGTTCGCACATTAggtgtcttttcttttttcttttttttttttttttttatttggttTTTAACAGATGGACCTTTCGGTCCATCCGAATTACTCGTTAATTAACGTACTACGACTTaccataaataatttaaatcagCAAAGgaatggaaagaagaagaagggaaatGTTATTTCCTCGCTTTTATCGAATTCAAGGTGCCATGCACAATATGAAGatggatttttaaaaaaaggaCTGTTTACCGAAATACATTTTAACGTTTCATATAACGGTGAATATGTAATGTTAGTGTAACTAGTACAACGAATTTAACGAAGTGTTGCcgatattgttattgttattggtTATCGACGTGACGACGCGATGCCGTGAAAATTCTAGGAAGATTTTGAGGCGATAGCGAAAAATGCGCGATCCAAGCGCTCTGTACAtacgagaacgtaaattatttaaatgagaTTTATGcgagaattatttaattaatcgaatttcATCAGGTTCCTCTATACCATACCGGTTCATTCAGCGTAAACTCGCTTCCCTTGCGTTTTCGAGctctcacacacacacacacaaccCCACCGAGCAGCTGGACTGCAATTTGAAAATCCAACAGAGAAAAGAAGGTAAAGGGGAAAGAGGAAAAGATTGTCGCCCTGGTTGGCTGAATTTTCCCTCGATTCCATTATTGCCATTTTCCAACGTGTTCACAATTAGCTTTGAATATTTGTACGCTTCTCGTTCTTCGTCTATTAAGCCttagaattaataataataagaaaaaatgaaattgaaaggatACCACGAAAAAatgaagttttaatattttgaatatcattttatacaataatCGAGGAACCTGGTAGGAATTGGATATTTTCTGGGGGACTAGTAAAAATCTTGGAAACAGCAGGAGTGTAAATAACTTTGTATATACGCATCCGACAATCATGTTTAAGCGTTGCAAAATTTCAACGTGCAGATGCgatttaatatacatttaactatGTATGTTAAACGTATGCGTGCACGTCTACGTATTGGACGTTGGTATGCTTGTGTCCAcataatgtatgtatgtatctatataaatatatatatagacAGTGAAATTACGCGGTAAATTTGTATATCAGCCGCGAGGATACATTTTCATGGTAAAAAAAAAGGTACGTGTACAAGGTTTGTGCAACGGTTTTCTTACTGATAGCATGAAATGTTCGAAACCACGTGTAGTAGGGTTACATCGACACAAAGTGTATTGAACCTATTAcgcgtatgtatgtatttaattaacgcgttattattaatgtattatataccAGTGTGACGTTGTGTCTAACTGCGTCGAAGCAAGTGTAACGATGATGGTGTTGATTAGCGACGATGATAgggaaatattaataacaatagaaacattaaaaggaaaagaaagagcaACGATAACGATGCTAATAAAAGGGTATCGAGACGGTATGGAGACGACAATGTTGACAATGATGGCAATGATTAAAACGACGACAGTGAATGTAATAGAACATGAAATATGAATCATCGTACTGATATCGATAAGAATAGTAATAACAGTAATAATAAGTTCGTAATGAAATATACACATACATAAACACGTACATCCTCCGAAAAAAACAACCACAGTATGACTTGTAAGTAATGATAATGATTAAATGGTAGTGATTCGTATGATaacgattaaaagaaaaaaatacagtaTATTCTTGCCATATTATTTTGTATCGTGAATTTTGTTTCTCAGATTTTTAATGATTAATATACTTCTTTTGATCCCTGAACCGCTTTTTAATGTGATTAACTAAGCAATGGTATAATAAAAGAATTCTTAACAAGTGGTCCGTGTGATGTGGTAAGCTGCTACGctttttaaattgataaataGTTATTTCGTTTGATAAAAAAGCAAAGTATACTGTGCGTATGCGCGGGGAAACGCGCCTGCGCCATAAATCAATGTTGTACAACCGTGCATGTAGCGCAGAGATATGCAAGGGGGCCTCGAGGTTCCCCTACTTTATACATTTTCCCCTCGAATAGATTGTGACAGACGAAGATAGACTCTGTTCTGTACCTTGTTTATCGTTAAACTATTCGAGGGGAAACGAGAGAAAGTGGGAGAAGTCCATAGCTCCCCTGGACATCTCTGATGTAGCGTAGTAGAAACGTGAACAGCGTATTCTTAGTAGAGCGGAGCGCATCCGGCGCGATGCTGGTGTGCGGTGTTTTCCGTACTGTGTTATCGGTTTCTTTCGGCGCAATCGTACAAATCCTAATATTTCTACAAGAAAATTCAAACATCCTGAGAGTACAAGCTTCCCTTCCACCGGGAGCTGGTcagtttcccttttctttttctttttttttttttttaaattcaaacttTTGTCGCTTGGTACATTTTGTACCGGCAAGGAAAGGATTTGTAAGACGAAACAGactgattaaaataattatgttaGCTAATTGCGATACACTTAAATCTGCGTATGcctgtttcttttccttttacttTCTCATTCGTTTCTTCACTTTTGCCTTTGTATCGTTTCCAACACGACGTACtgctaattatttttaaatcattcaCACGTCGGAACGATTTgagatattaacaaaaaaaaaatagggaTGTAACTGGGAAATATTTAATCTAGTCAGACGTATCGATTCCGATTCATTCGCCCTACCATTGGCGCGCACCTTTCGAAACAGATTCATCaaggtatatatgtatatgtacacctATATCGCAATGTGCTTTGTGGCGAGGTTGAACAGCTTCCTACGTCATAGGAATCAAAGTTCCGTGACCGTGTGTATTAGAGTACCGCACGAAGTTTCGTGTCGGGCTACTCGAAACGGTGTCGCCGAGGAAACTAGGTGGCAGAAATCTAGAAGACAGCTTAAGTAATTCAGCGGTCAGCTGCTGGTGTGCGTCGAGTAAATCGATATTATTATCGCCGGCACGCTTCTTCGTACGTAAGTACGTACGTATACGTACAGGTACACGTCGGGTTTTATGTAAGTACTATACCATTTGCTGACACGCCGAGGATTTCGTACCGGTCCCGGTCACACGCCGCCTTTCAACCCTTCCATGCAACCGGAACTATCTGTTGGATACGAATGATATTGAACTTGAATAGCGGAGCTGCGTGCACCGAAGTTGCATCAACTTATCTTGTAAACTTTGTAAAAGAATATAATAATGCAAAGGGAAATTTGTTAGGGAAACTTAGTACATCCCTTTCGTGACTATAGATTGACAATATCGTGCGATCGAGCTGTTAGCAAGAAACTTCCGTGTTCTCGATAACAGGTGAGAGTTTACCTACACAATCAGCAATAATTCGTAACGGGTGGAGATTTCAAGGGGCTTGAAAAGACAAAGAGTGTAGCGGAATCGAAGGTAAAGTCCGCGTGCTTGAATCAGAAtcaatttacattattttcaccATAGGAACTTGCCTCCCTATCGATTTAACACTACCACCACCGACTAAATATACCCAAGGTGTGCATCAGCGAGTCTTTACATAAACGTGTGAAAAGTTTCAGGCGGTCGACGATCCATTGGGATCGATCTCAATTTTCAGATAATTAATATTGCGATCAATAGCGACATCGAATTAGCGTATAGTCTGATCAGAAAATTGCAGACGGCATTGAGCACGTGGAACTTGGATGATACTTCCGGAGCGGAAACCGCAAACGGACCATAAAATCAGGTCGTCCTTACAAAACAAAACAATACGTTCAGAAGTACATACGAAAACCTGCGTGAAATAGTTTATTGACTTAATTTCAAGCAGGAAAAAATGTTCAAACTGTATTACACGAATTCTGATTTCACCCTTTAAACgcggaaataattaaattagtgaTTGCATGACTAACGTATTGCGAATAATGTCCTTGTTAATGACACTGAAAGAGACAATGTTAATCTTACAGGACAGTAAACCGAGCGACAGCACGCGATGAATTATACTATGGCAATAACTTCCTCGTTTCCTATTTCCAGCGAAAtatgaatttcaataattccTCAACTATTCCTCCTTTCTCCCTTCTACAGACATACACGGAAGACAGTATTTTAACCCTATCCATACTTATACAGGACGTTTCAAATGATTGGACATGCAATGAATGCCACATGCCAGACTCTCCCTGGCTCCCCTTAACAAAGGGTTAAGGTCTTCTGTTTATTTCAACAAGCACATCATTTTTTAAACCCCTTGTACAGGTACAAGTTGTGCTTAGCGTGGCAGTGAGTTTACAATCGACTCATCTTTGTCATGTTGATGTCGCATGTCGTTGCCAGCGATTCGCATGACTTTAGGTCATTGTCCTTATCGACGTCCAATAAATTCCTGGGAAAGTGAAGCTTTCGCACAGCAATGCGTTCACCTTCATCCCTTTCTTTTTGTAACTTTCAATAACAATTTTGCAACTggtttgaatttataataaattttattcctgACATTAATTTAAGCATTTTTGGCAAATTTCTGACTCGgtgcttttcttttttagagGACGAGATTATATTAATCGAACACCTGCCTGGACGAAGGGTTCATCTTCAAGACTTCTTCTGGACCGACGCTAAAGATGCTCCACCATGGGTGGATCCTAATCAAGGATTGACCTTTTATGAAACTAGAACAATTCATCATACGGTAACGCTTTACTCACCTGTCGAAGGTAAAGATAATCATGAACCAATATCCCCGCATCGAACTGACTCTTACGACCCAAAGTGTACTTCCTGTATCGAACCAACCCCTACATTCGACGAGGACGAGGATCAAAATATCGGTGTTCTTATCGGAGATGATCCTGGGCCTAGGTTTTTATCAACGATTATATTCTATGAAAGTACTCACTGATTTTAAcgtgtaatatttttttcaggTACTGGTTGCTGACAGTTTTACGAGCTGGTGAAACTGTACCGCCTAAGATCGAATTGAGATTAGCACGTTTATATAGAACCGCGTTCTCGAGACAACAGCAACGTCACTTAGGTCTTTTGCAAACAGATCCAAAACTTCGAAGGGTGGCAAGAGATCAAACACTTGTTGAAAAAAAGGTATATTTGTTAAAGATGTTTTATGGAATTGTTTTATCAATATTCTATCGATATTCGTTTTTAGCCAGACGTTGCCCATAGCCAGAAAGAAATGATCGAGAAAACTAAATTAACAGCTCGAACAGATTCAGAATTCCAAATATCCAAGTTCAGAAATACACTTCTACCAAAACCTGACATCAGTAATATCGAGAATCACAAAGATCATACTTCAGTGGACGATTACTTAAAAACGTCGAGTCTCATTcaagaagaagtattaaatgaaaatgtatCTACAACTACACCAGTGGATTTCAACGAAAGTACTACCGAGTATATAGATGTATCCTCTAATTCATCTTCTTCGTCACCATTTTCCTTGAGTAATCATTCCAAACAGCAGATATTAAACAATATTAGTACAGAGGAGACAAACGTGAATAAACGTTCCGAGTTCCGTTTGTTGGATCATCCTGGAGACCAAACCGTTCAAGTTAGAATGCAAAATACAAGCGTGACCGAAAGTGGTGCTACCAAGTTGATCTATTCTGTTCACTTAGGTGGCAAACCTGTGCCTGCTGAAACAGCAGCCAGAGATATGGCTCTGTTATCACCTCAGGAAGTCGCACTGGAGCTTGGTGCACCAGTTATTATTCAAAGTGAGCGTAAGTGTTTGTAATTatgcattatatatatattataatattctcttatatatatttctatatacatagcttatttgaaagaaacTCAACCACTGGCCCTTTCGAGAAGAAGGGACGCCTGGTTGTTAATTGGTGCAGCAAGTGCAGGTTTTATTCTCTTAGCCTTGATTGTTGCGGGATTAATTTTTGCGGCAAAAAGGAAAAGAGCGCATAGCGCGGTAGCTGCGCCACCGACTCATCATCTCCTGAAGAAGAAACGGGATTACATACAAGCCACTGCCGATCTTGACAATGCTTTCTCGACATCAGAAGTAGAAGCCAAAGTATTTTACATCTTTCTTGGGTATATACTTTTCTATCATGTATTTATCGATCCTTCTTCGCAGACTGACGGTACCAGTCACAGACAGACTCCTGGCAGTTTATCGAGGACTCCAGTGTCTCTTGAAAGTCCTGACAGTCTAGACGCAAGTATACACGAGGTTTCAAGCGACAACGACGAGGAACAGAAAAGAAAGGCGCGTGAACCAAGCCCATGGGAACATCCTCCGAAGAGATCGAGGTAGGAAAATCAAAGATAAATAAAGGGAAacacttaattattaaataatgtcttttattaattgctttttatacaatatataGATTAGCTCATGGGAGAATGTCTGAAACAAATGTTATGGATACGCCTAGGACTTCCGATTCAACAGATGTGATTGCCGATCACTTAGAAACTTTTGATTCTTTGGAAAACAATTATAGCAGGCAAGACGAAGAAGCCACTGCTTCGCCGCATTCTTACCTTTCCATGCCCTCTTGCAAACAGTTCCCCAGCATGAAAAGCGTCGAGCCACTTTCCAGAGTTCTTGAACCAGTTATGGTATGTTTACTTGTACAATTTACTGGAAGTTAAAGAATAACCAACATTTTTTCCCTTTAGGTGAAACATTTGGATATAGATTCTCCAGAACTGGCGAGACGGGATAACGATTACGCGAATGTTTTCAGAGGAGATGAACCAATTGATAGAATTTTTGCGCGAACTTCAAGTGCGATCAGAGACCCTGGAGTTGTGGGTCCTATTGTTTGGAATCTTCGTAGACAGCACATGTCCACAGAAGGTACGATTTTCTTTTAAGTTCACTATGtagtttaaatgaaaaatttatttaatattattaaggtAATGGTACATCTGGAACCGATGTTGATCCAACGTATGTAGCACCATCTGGACCTGTAGGAAGAGCAAGAAGAAGGCTTCACGAGCTGCTGGAGGATTCCTTCAGTCTTTTTGGAAGTAGAGATCCAAAGAATGAACAGTCGAGCGTAACTCGATCAACTTCTGCGATACATGCTCCAGATGTCCTTACAATTTTTTCAGAAACCAAAGGAAGATCTATCTATATCAGGtgtctataattttattttatatcagcAGTGTGATTCAACGTTTCCTGGCTCCTTAAACTCatcgattatttttcttttcagtcCTACGACAACACCGGTAACCGAAATCAAGCCAAGACCCCGTACTTCATTACCGGGAAAATCTGTTGAGGAAAGTGTTAATGAACATTGTAAACCACCTCAGTCTCGTAGCGGTTGGGGGAGCAGACCATTGAGTGCTGGTCCGTTTCATAGACCTAATTTACCAGACATAGACACAAGACGTATACTTACTGACTGCCAACTTCCGCCAGAGGATCCGGCAGTACCATTGATAGCCTCGATTAAAAAAGAATTGGACAAATTCTCTCCACGATAAATGATCACGTTGGTGAGTGATAGCAAGGTCTTTTTAATCCTTGAAAGTTAGGAATGCATACATTCGATGCTAGATATATTTAAATcggtatttaaaaattatactcgTGTAAATATTTCAGGAATTTTTTATACGTacactttttattaataatgtttGTATTATCACATCGAACGTATTTATATAAACTTATTCATTCTAACATCCGATAAAAGATAACATTCATATAACACTGCAATAATATTGTCatagttgaaaaataatattgcttATTCCATTGTACATATCATACAAGTAGGTTCATTTTCTTCgttaagaattatttatttaaacaggAAGGATCGATTTCTTATAACACATGCaattttataattgattaagggcaaataaattattttaaatattgcatttaattatataaatgtaaataatgtcttatggaaatcatttttatgatatttttgatacttCAACAAATCGTTCGTTattacaaaaatctttgtacgTATGTTCGTATCGAAGCTTGAACATTGAATATTTTTTCGTGAAAAATTGTATGTATTCAGGATGAGTTGGATCAACTTCTAAAAGCAAACGTCCACCAGGCTTCAAAGCTGTAGCACTGTATTTCAACAGGGGTTTAATGATTTTTAAACCATCCTCTCCTCCATCAAGTGCTGGCAAGTCTTCAAAACTAAAgcgtaaaattaaataatgaaagatTACTATTTGCGAGATTTAAACGGAAATTATGATTGATTTACATTTTAATCTCGGGAGGTAAGGTAGGTATCTGTTTAGTCGACACGTATGGGGGATTGCTGACGATAAAATCAAAAGTTTTCGAATTTAAATCAAGATCTTTCGGGCCACTTAATACATTTGAAAGATCAATCGTTCCATTCTCTTGTAGTGTCGCATGCATAATTGCAACTTGTTTTTCTAACCCTAATCTGTCTCGATTTTCTTTAGTTAGTTCGCAAGCATCTGGATTCGAATCGATCGCTATACAATTTGCCTAAAACataacattattattttaaattaaaatatagcgCATGTTCCATTAACATTATGATAATTACTGTTTTATTAGTATGCGCAATGGAAAGAGATATCGGTCCAGAACCGCATCCAACTTCTAAAATTTCATGGTTTTTATTTTGAGAAGAATTTAATGCCTTTAAAACATAATGAACTAACATTTCAGTTTCCGGCCGTGGAATAAAAATTGGTGGAACTAATTTTagagtaatatctcgaaaatccCATTCTCCTATTATATACTGCACTGGCATTCTGTGGAGAATATAAAAAGGAGTAACAAACATAGTTATTTAAGGATTTGATGAAAACGTTTTTACCTAGATAATCGACATTCGCACAGTGATTCCAATTTATCACATTCCTTCGAAGTAAGTCGTTTATTTCGCGTGTTAACGAGATCtaatatctgaaaataaatttccactGAGAtcttattattttcctttataataaataatcataACGAGGTCAATAAAGCAAGTATCTTGAAAAGAGCAAAGGCCGGCTGATGATCGCAATAGCCGGTTAATAAAgaacaaaacaaaataaaacaataaaagtaTGTAATGAATGAATTGAACATTTAATTCGTGTAATACCTTCTTAGTGCCTAGAACGTGTGCAACGATGTGCTCGATCGATTCTACGGGTTCTGGAATACTTTCCTTTTTAAATCGCTCACTCCATTGTTCGATAACTTCACCGACCATGGGGCATTGCACGTTTGTTGCAAACAAACGTTGCACCGATTGTATCGGCGTGATTATTTTACCTCGACTACTACATTGTTTACACGTTTCAGCACTTGCGACACTGAGAAAAGCACGAGCATTCGAAAGGGTATATCGAAACCACATTGTACTTCATAAACGATAATTTATTATCACTTTTTGAACGAACACATAACTATGAATTAACTAACATGACAATATAAAACATTCTCGGTTAGATTTTATTCTGTAGATTgcttaataaattttcttacgTGCTGCCAGCTAGTGGATATCCACTCGGAATATAGACAAGTCAGTTTGTTTATAGATCGTGAAGAAATAAGGCCTTTATTTTCCAGTTTTATAGTCGGTTTAGTAATTCGCTAATTTCAGAACATCGGTCGATTAATTGCCAAGCAGTTCCACGCATTTCAAACAGCTGTAACAGTGACCAAGACTTCTTTTACTGCCATCCggggtcctcgaaaccccaGCGCGTTCGACTGGGGTCTCTAGGATCCCACGTAGATCGAATTGAAGACTGCGTTTAATGCCATCCggggtcctcgaaaccccaAGTGCGTTCGACTGGGGTCTCTAGGATCCCACGTACATTGAATTGAAGTTGCGTTTATTGCTATCCggggtcctcgaaaccccaAGAGCGTTCGACTGGGGTCTCTAGGATCCCACGTACATCGAATTTAAGGTTGCGTTTATTGCTATCCGGGGTCGTCG of the Osmia lignaria lignaria isolate PbOS001 chromosome 7, iyOsmLign1, whole genome shotgun sequence genome contains:
- the kibra gene encoding WW and C2 domain containing protein kibra isoform X3 — translated: MFTKPQTFADCIGNELPLGWEEAYDKHVGAYYINHVNQTTQLEDPRQEWRAIQEAMLREYLQTAQDVLEAKKEIYDVKQQRLCLAQDEYNHLNNALTTLGASRTSLCSSSSSLSTKYDPDLLKSDVALARSRVSRLKRELEQIRAEMNCTQRGVNTLSSVEQKLSGHHGGCYNITEAQAIMTELRNIQKSLSSGEKEKAELMQSLAQLKDELTRLQLCEGSPEASTLSLPQEKLSTASQTDLSGELVPIGTRLAEMARIRLQYDEARKRIQHIQQQLADLEEKVTPGQTESDKDKLLLFQEKEQLLRELRSITPRTRTQQDMKKIQSEIRRLEQDLNNALELSNKTITDRVRLHEEKQLLLQQLSDALRSMAVLEGQLKTLSASTLSVSSSSSLGSLSTTSSKGSLSSGLSFTDIYGGPQCLGPVSSQQDRPVDMVDLHRRVERLLRGSEQNNLVSTPSPGRSQPSLSPRSSLSSVSPPVSPLYENAPMGPPPAYEHVEMQRRQHQRPTTSSNAHLDGNQLEDRLAELRLSQQQTSSHEQSCLGSQDRLKLVGGPHPPVELQSGNMSQGSGLGRPVCMIQHQLPSQEPPPLSPISETPPPTGIRSRASSSGTNTRSVSAAVSDESVAGDSGVFEASNRRKVLGVIGDVDSLALGEMSLETAQVQIKLRYSVSDGLLHVGIERARNLAALFIPNNAQVYIKAALLPMQPPVNHMCCTKPVVDLRKPTFGETFPIAVPLNKLYTKTLQVNVWCTGNESEECLGSAQVSLADFSPELPSVKWYNILSFRFMQPSDSPSTSTSNSNSNSISTSVARQAKHDKQESDISVYRGGQNAKEESSDESTIISSQTSTLTRNQGCDELQTAISLRLEELANCLGSPEEEDENGGSESGSEDSDEEGIIVEFVMEDNVLEDVLEHEEDEELNEEARQTQDKETNTECIFIPEQGKQRKLSAAGVVSNTLHDDKNSIVIKRSQTFSPSAAVSKNHYICRLNRSDSDSSMPLYRRGGPFQRNSVERRSLRWRRPSSALSCKTASKKSTNLPPTARTSLDLELDLQAQHARLNNLQDELSRLRELKQRLEQAREKGDTDFATWLLEDHKFQNLMAQAESGKNGKSAEDKRVEKMLKKTSKEIYKLRKTKAGKGKPDIISFKEKMAFFTRFNLNVPVLPPEDSPCEIALSPSPSSAQHKRHASEPVTTESMVSKLGAQCALNSATRSNSVPSGNASAVRSDGAATTNASTTTNIAEDVPTNSTNKSVNAKGRPNEGNGHCQENGQGENLKTSEETDGEEPRRYEYVVDRVLGVEV